Proteins from a single region of Argopecten irradians isolate NY chromosome 7, Ai_NY, whole genome shotgun sequence:
- the LOC138327195 gene encoding uncharacterized protein, with translation MMTGFIVTVVFSLFANVFSERIFILDEPLSTETVSLAHLHPQFRQKRSTDSFSFPQEIELKFPLGGNHVNIPLERRQFRGIPNVIIGGVRESNYGIAKTHALYQNPEQGAAITMRCKDLTSESCEMYGTFYHEKGLYQIQPINTGIYSEYEVSRIKGKNRPFSDVSVSRKSQCVICL, from the exons ATGATGACGGGATTCATTGTCACAGTTGTTTTCAGCCTATTTGCCAATGTCTTTTCGGAAAGAATTTTTATTCTGGATGAACCCCTGTCTACAG AAACTGTATCTCTCGCCCATCTTCATCCACAATTTCGACAGAAGAGATCTACCGACTCCTTCTCGTTTCCACAGGAAATAGAATTGAAATTTCCATTGGGTGGTAACCATGTCAACATACCCCTTGAGAGGAGACAGTTCCGAGGCATACCTAATGTGATAATAGGAGGCGTTCGAGAGAGTAACTATGGAATCGCCAAG ACTCATGCATTGTACCAGAACCCTGAACAGGGTGCTGCAATCACAATGCGGTGTAAGGACCTGACGTCGGAATCGTGTGAAATG TATGGGACTTTTTACCACGAGAAAGGATTATATCAAATTCAGCCGATCAACACCGGAATTTATTCTGAATACGAAGTCAGCCGAATCAAAGGGAAAAATCGACCGTTTTCAGACGTTAGCGTATCACGTAAGTCTCAATGTGTAATAtgtctttga